A part of Streptomyces sp. NBC_01210 genomic DNA contains:
- a CDS encoding helix-turn-helix transcriptional regulator produces MGMHRDNESAQLREFLEANLRATRPCPRLAVISGAAGIGKTELLHALTDFAAANQVTVVSAVAAPTEQSLPYAVLEQLQQGMPPEAEQGYRTARDCEGATDPSAPASQVPLRVLRELTRRFGGPAAAGHLLIAVDDIQFADVQSLQVLRYLLRHSGLTALSVVVTEGPAPTGAAFSADELLERDQLLRVRLGPLGVEGVGRVLSDRFPSAEAARLAPDFHHATGGNPLLVRALAADQFVPSAARREGGTPQAGDLFRQAALRCVQRSGHNALAVARGLALLQEPSTSPNVGLLLNVEDDTVRPAAAALEEAGILQDQQFRHEAMEKAVLEDLPAEEAAQLRYWAAKLLHQRGASSVRVATQLLAQDLRGQAEEAWVCRVLHDASHQALAAAEPDFAMRCLQMAERCCRDEPTRLSIRAQLAELNWRHQPATAAQQVQSLALPARGGQLPLRYTLRLVPQLMWYGYVDEATAAFRVASATVAATHAPRLDDEINATRLQMAGTYPGALTASDQVPHDEQRSEPKFSTTSSTSTTDAVVSAPVKAFGALNSVLGLRAEASAVSDAEQTLRSTVLTEATVETLLAALSTIVLSDLLSSSARWCDRLLVQARSGRALALLTAFRALISLRQGNLTEAVEQAESSLERLPAHGWGVGIGLPVSVLVGARTHMGHHEVAAELLDRPVPDSMFRTRYGLSYLHARGVLQLRTGRHHAALADFMECGELMKAWGMDSPTLVPWRTGAAETWLKLKNPERAVALLDDELSRTHPKHLRTRGAALRVLAATRPLPHRPALLEEAVRLLRDVGDSYTMALAMTDLGQAYKRLGEPVKGRGLVRQAGQVADICGAYELFRAPQPTTARVAPSGPGTVPAGPEHTIRTEDCADNRAENRAEEALTEAERRVARLAALGHTNREISSKLFITVSTVEQHLTRVYRKINIRRRQDLPTSLDFDVADCA; encoded by the coding sequence ATGGGGATGCATCGGGACAACGAATCGGCACAACTCCGCGAGTTTCTCGAGGCGAATCTCCGGGCGACAAGACCCTGCCCCCGTCTCGCGGTCATCAGCGGCGCGGCCGGTATCGGCAAGACCGAACTCCTGCACGCGCTGACGGACTTCGCCGCGGCGAACCAGGTCACCGTCGTGAGCGCGGTGGCCGCACCCACGGAGCAGAGCCTGCCGTACGCGGTCCTGGAACAGCTCCAGCAGGGCATGCCGCCGGAGGCGGAGCAGGGGTACCGGACAGCCCGGGACTGCGAGGGAGCCACGGACCCCTCCGCGCCGGCCTCCCAGGTTCCCCTGCGGGTACTGCGTGAACTGACGCGCAGGTTCGGCGGACCGGCCGCTGCCGGGCATCTGCTGATCGCCGTCGACGACATCCAGTTCGCGGACGTCCAGTCCCTCCAGGTCCTGCGGTATCTGCTGCGGCACTCCGGCCTGACCGCCCTGTCCGTGGTGGTGACAGAAGGGCCCGCGCCGACCGGGGCGGCCTTCTCCGCCGACGAGTTGCTGGAGCGTGACCAACTGCTGCGCGTCCGGCTCGGCCCGCTCGGCGTCGAGGGCGTCGGCCGGGTACTCTCCGACCGGTTTCCCTCCGCCGAGGCCGCCCGGCTGGCACCGGACTTCCATCACGCAACGGGTGGCAACCCGCTGCTGGTCAGGGCGCTGGCCGCGGACCAGTTCGTGCCGTCGGCCGCCCGCCGGGAAGGCGGGACTCCACAGGCCGGTGACCTCTTCCGGCAGGCCGCGCTGCGATGTGTCCAGCGCAGCGGTCACAACGCCCTGGCCGTCGCGCGCGGTCTCGCACTGCTCCAGGAGCCGTCGACCTCGCCGAACGTGGGTCTGCTTCTCAACGTCGAGGACGACACGGTCCGGCCGGCCGCGGCCGCCCTCGAGGAGGCGGGCATCCTCCAGGACCAGCAGTTCCGCCACGAAGCCATGGAGAAGGCCGTACTGGAGGACCTTCCGGCCGAGGAGGCCGCGCAGCTGCGTTACTGGGCGGCCAAGCTGCTGCACCAGCGCGGCGCGAGCTCCGTGCGGGTCGCCACCCAGCTACTGGCCCAGGATCTGCGGGGGCAGGCGGAGGAGGCATGGGTGTGCCGAGTCCTCCATGACGCCTCGCACCAGGCGCTGGCCGCCGCCGAGCCGGACTTCGCGATGCGATGCCTGCAGATGGCCGAGCGCTGCTGCCGCGACGAGCCGACCCGGCTGTCCATCAGGGCCCAACTGGCCGAGCTCAACTGGCGTCATCAGCCGGCGACCGCCGCACAACAGGTGCAGTCGCTGGCCCTGCCGGCCCGCGGCGGTCAGCTGCCGCTGCGTTACACGCTGCGGCTGGTGCCACAGCTGATGTGGTACGGGTACGTGGACGAGGCTACCGCTGCCTTCCGGGTGGCGAGCGCCACCGTGGCCGCCACGCACGCACCGCGCCTCGACGACGAAATCAACGCCACCCGGCTGCAGATGGCCGGCACCTACCCGGGTGCGCTCACCGCAAGCGACCAGGTGCCGCACGACGAACAGCGGTCCGAACCGAAGTTCTCCACCACCAGCTCCACCTCCACCACTGATGCTGTGGTCAGCGCGCCGGTGAAGGCGTTCGGCGCGCTGAATTCCGTACTCGGTCTGCGGGCGGAGGCGTCCGCGGTGTCGGACGCCGAACAGACCCTGCGGTCCACCGTGCTGACCGAGGCCACCGTCGAGACGCTGCTGGCCGCGCTGAGCACCATCGTCCTCAGTGATCTGCTCAGCTCCTCGGCCCGCTGGTGCGACCGACTGCTCGTGCAGGCCCGCAGCGGGCGAGCCCTGGCCCTGCTCACGGCCTTCCGGGCGCTCATCTCCCTGCGGCAGGGCAATCTCACCGAGGCGGTGGAGCAGGCCGAGTCATCACTGGAGCGGCTGCCCGCGCACGGATGGGGCGTAGGCATCGGACTGCCCGTGTCGGTGCTGGTGGGGGCCCGCACACACATGGGGCACCACGAGGTGGCGGCCGAGCTGCTTGACCGGCCCGTACCCGACTCGATGTTCCGGACCCGCTACGGACTTTCCTACCTCCACGCGCGCGGCGTACTGCAACTGCGGACAGGGCGCCACCATGCCGCGCTCGCCGACTTCATGGAGTGCGGCGAACTCATGAAGGCCTGGGGCATGGACTCACCCACCCTGGTGCCGTGGCGGACCGGGGCGGCGGAGACCTGGCTGAAACTGAAGAACCCCGAGCGGGCCGTCGCTCTGCTCGACGACGAACTGTCCCGTACGCATCCCAAGCATCTGCGGACCCGGGGCGCCGCTCTGCGGGTGCTGGCGGCCACGCGTCCCCTCCCGCACCGGCCCGCACTGCTGGAGGAGGCCGTCCGACTGCTTCGCGACGTCGGCGACTCGTACACCATGGCCCTGGCCATGACCGACCTCGGCCAGGCCTACAAGCGGCTCGGGGAACCGGTCAAGGGGCGTGGGCTGGTACGGCAGGCGGGACAGGTGGCGGACATCTGCGGTGCGTACGAACTGTTCCGGGCGCCCCAGCCCACCACGGCCCGCGTGGCTCCGTCCGGGCCGGGCACCGTCCCCGCCGGGCCGGAGCACACCATACGGACGGAGGACTGTGCGGATAACCGTGCGGAGAACCGCGCGGAGGAGGCCCTGACGGAGGCCGAGCGCCGGGTCGCCAGGCTGGCCGCACTTGGCCACACCAACCGCGAGATTTCCAGCAAGCTCTTCATCACCGTCAGCACGGTGGAACAGCACCTCACCCGGGTCTACCGGAAGATCAACATCAGGCGCCGCCAGGACCTGCCGACCAGTTTGGACTTCGATGTCGCCGATTGCGCCTGA
- a CDS encoding metallophosphoesterase family protein — protein MSPIAPELSTPEPAVSEASAPGRAPAPSEGAGRQLLAVSDLHVGMADNWPITESLRPGGDDDWLIVAGDVAELTQDIERALRMLADRFAKVIWAPGNHELWTPREEPVQLRGEARYRHLVELCRSLGVVTPEDPYPVWDGPGGPVAVAPLFVLYDYTFRTPGASTEEESLARAYEAGVVCTDEFLLHPDPYPGRAAWCRARVAETERRLAAHDPDVPLVLVNHFPLVRQPTDILWHPEFAQWCGTELTADWHIRFNTAAVVYGHLHIPRTTWYDGVRFEEVSIGYPREWRKRGHPRGLLRRIAPFTEEPPAQAGVTGRLKGRA, from the coding sequence ATGTCGCCGATTGCGCCTGAACTCTCCACTCCTGAACCCGCCGTGTCAGAAGCCTCCGCGCCCGGGCGGGCGCCCGCTCCGTCCGAGGGCGCCGGACGGCAGCTCCTTGCCGTGAGTGACCTGCATGTCGGGATGGCCGACAACTGGCCGATCACCGAATCGCTGCGCCCTGGCGGCGACGACGACTGGCTGATCGTGGCCGGAGACGTCGCCGAACTGACGCAGGACATCGAGCGGGCACTGCGCATGCTGGCCGACCGGTTCGCCAAGGTGATCTGGGCGCCGGGCAACCACGAACTGTGGACACCTCGCGAGGAACCGGTCCAACTGCGCGGCGAGGCCCGCTACCGGCATCTGGTGGAGCTCTGCAGAAGCCTGGGCGTGGTGACGCCGGAGGATCCGTACCCCGTGTGGGACGGCCCGGGCGGGCCCGTCGCCGTCGCCCCGCTCTTCGTGCTCTACGACTACACCTTCCGGACACCCGGAGCCTCCACCGAGGAGGAGTCGCTGGCGCGCGCCTACGAGGCGGGCGTGGTGTGCACGGACGAGTTCCTGCTCCATCCCGACCCCTACCCCGGCCGAGCCGCCTGGTGCCGGGCGCGCGTGGCGGAGACAGAACGCCGACTGGCAGCCCACGACCCGGACGTCCCCCTCGTACTCGTGAACCACTTCCCGCTGGTGCGGCAGCCCACGGACATACTGTGGCACCCGGAGTTCGCCCAGTGGTGCGGCACCGAGCTGACCGCCGACTGGCACATACGCTTCAACACCGCCGCCGTCGTCTACGGGCATCTGCACATCCCGCGCACCACCTGGTATGACGGGGTCCGCTTCGAGGAGGTCTCGATCGGCTATCCCCGCGAGTGGCGCAAACGCGGCCACCCGCGGGGGCTGCTGCGCCGGATCGCTCCGTTCACGGAAGAGCCTCCGGCCCAGGCGGGCGTCACGGGCCGGCTGAAGGGCCGGGCATGA
- a CDS encoding 4'-phosphopantetheinyl transferase family protein: MIDELLPKTVVCAEAFEDGDEPEAGLYPQEAALVASTVAERRAEFATVRACARRALAGLGLLPSPVMPGVRNVPLWPTGVVGSMTHCAGYRAAALAMADDILAIGIDAEPDGPLPDGVLEAIALPREAAWALSPATIGPAHRDRLLFSAKECVYKTWFPLTWREIDFDDAEITFSYDTESSGLFSARILRPGRLPDGGPLTGFTGRWLARDGLLITAIAREAQVPADC, encoded by the coding sequence ATGATCGACGAGTTGCTGCCGAAGACGGTCGTCTGCGCCGAGGCGTTCGAGGACGGGGACGAGCCCGAGGCCGGTCTGTATCCGCAGGAGGCGGCCCTGGTCGCGTCCACGGTGGCCGAGCGGCGTGCGGAGTTCGCGACCGTACGGGCGTGTGCGCGGCGCGCGCTCGCCGGTCTGGGGCTGCTGCCCTCGCCGGTGATGCCAGGGGTGCGCAATGTGCCCCTGTGGCCGACGGGCGTGGTGGGGAGCATGACGCACTGCGCTGGCTATCGCGCGGCGGCGCTGGCCATGGCGGACGACATCCTGGCGATCGGAATCGACGCGGAACCCGACGGGCCGCTGCCCGACGGGGTGCTGGAGGCGATCGCGCTGCCGCGTGAGGCCGCATGGGCGCTGTCCCCGGCGACGATCGGCCCCGCGCACCGGGACCGGTTGCTGTTCAGCGCCAAGGAGTGCGTCTACAAGACCTGGTTCCCGCTCACCTGGCGGGAGATCGACTTCGACGACGCGGAGATCACCTTCAGCTATGACACCGAATCGTCCGGACTGTTCTCGGCGCGGATCCTGCGCCCGGGGCGCCTGCCCGACGGGGGACCGCTGACGGGCTTCACCGGCCGCTGGCTCGCCAGGGACGGGCTGCTCATCACCGCGATCGCACGGGAGGCCCAGGTACCTGCGGACTGTTAG
- a CDS encoding glycosyltransferase yields the protein MRVFCTVTGTQGHANEVLPLARALAEAGHEVLATVPEHLVPVFEGAPVTVKPVMPSIPEIMHSIFSLRDRFKDSNPGEEIVVDNRLQMILWGGGPHITTTFERIIPIAREWNPDLVLRDGGELTGVLVAEALGIPHVSCPSGPTNVIDPEGLLPFLNERRVEVGLAPQSEPWSVYPLDRIDCVPETFSFTRYPAPEAFAYQQPAALHGTQSLPAELAELPGDRPLVVASVGSALPTVMGMKEQGIEPPEGMLHPSDTLRAIIEGLSALDCYAVVGTAGFPVDGVTVGDNVIVMDWLPQQQLLECAQLFVTHGGYNSVREAIRQGVPMVSLPQFGDHLHNSERLAELGLGAHVTDVTPEGVAMACKQVLGDDRIQAGIRSAHRQMLGLPGIDEVVTHLESLVAAHTS from the coding sequence ATGCGAGTTTTCTGTACGGTGACCGGAACACAGGGGCACGCCAATGAGGTGCTGCCGCTGGCCCGGGCGCTGGCCGAGGCGGGCCACGAGGTTCTGGCCACGGTGCCTGAGCATTTGGTTCCCGTATTCGAAGGCGCGCCTGTCACCGTGAAGCCGGTGATGCCGAGCATTCCGGAGATCATGCACTCCATCTTCTCTCTGCGGGACCGCTTCAAGGACAGCAATCCGGGCGAAGAGATCGTCGTCGACAACAGGCTGCAGATGATCCTTTGGGGCGGCGGCCCGCATATCACCACCACCTTTGAGCGGATTATTCCGATCGCCAGGGAATGGAATCCCGATCTGGTACTGCGGGACGGCGGCGAACTGACCGGTGTGCTGGTTGCCGAGGCACTCGGTATTCCGCATGTCTCATGCCCTTCGGGACCGACGAATGTCATCGATCCCGAAGGTCTGCTGCCCTTCCTGAACGAGCGGCGGGTGGAAGTCGGGCTCGCGCCCCAGTCGGAGCCGTGGTCGGTCTACCCCCTCGACCGCATCGACTGCGTCCCCGAGACGTTCTCCTTCACCCGGTACCCGGCGCCGGAGGCGTTCGCCTATCAGCAGCCCGCGGCGCTGCACGGAACGCAGAGTCTTCCCGCCGAGCTGGCCGAACTGCCGGGCGACCGCCCGCTGGTGGTGGCCTCGGTGGGCAGCGCGCTGCCCACGGTGATGGGCATGAAGGAGCAGGGCATCGAACCGCCCGAGGGCATGCTCCATCCCTCCGACACGCTGCGAGCCATCATCGAAGGGCTCTCCGCACTCGACTGCTACGCCGTCGTGGGCACCGCCGGCTTCCCCGTCGACGGCGTCACCGTCGGGGACAACGTGATCGTGATGGACTGGCTTCCGCAGCAGCAACTCCTTGAGTGTGCACAGCTGTTCGTGACGCACGGTGGTTACAACAGCGTCCGCGAGGCCATCCGGCAGGGTGTGCCCATGGTGTCGCTGCCGCAGTTCGGCGACCATCTCCACAACTCCGAGCGGCTGGCGGAGCTGGGCCTCGGCGCCCATGTCACCGATGTGACTCCCGAGGGCGTCGCCATGGCCTGCAAGCAGGTGCTCGGCGACGACCGGATCCAAGCGGGCATCCGCAGCGCGCACCGGCAGATGCTCGGTCTTCCCGGTATCGACGAGGTCGTCACCCATCTCGAGTCGCTCGTCGCCGCACACACCTCATGA